ATGCCGTGCTTGCCACAAGCCCCACAATCAGCCGCTACATCAAAGAAGTAGTGCCGCGCCAGGTTGAAATCACACCCTTTGGCATTGATACCGATGTGTTTTGCCGCCAGCCCGTGCCACGCATCTTTGGCAACAATTGTATTGTAATCGGTGCCGTAAAAGCACTCGAAAAAGTATATCGTCACCATGCGCTGCTTGACGCATTTGCCGCATTGCACACACAACATCCCGAACTTCCGCTTCGGCTTCTGCTTGTGGGCGATGGTACGCAGCGCGCCGCGCTTGAGCAGCAGGCACAATCGCTGGGCATTGCCGCGCTTACAAAATTTGCAGGCCGCGTGCAGTTTGCCGATGTGCCGCAGTGGCACAACCAGCTCGATATTTTCGTAAACATTTCTGAGTACGAAAGCTTCGGCGTATCGGTGCTCGAAGCCATGGCCTGCCAGGTGCCCGTAATTGTTACCGATACCGGCGGACTGGCCGAACTGGTGGAGCAGGGGCGCGAAGGCTACCGCGTATCGCTGCACAATCCGCACGAGCTTGTGCAGCGTTTGTACGAACTTGCTTCCAGCGCAGCGCTTCGCACACAGCTCGGACAAAACGGCCGCGAAACCGTGCTGCGCAGCTACACGTGGAAAAACAACCTGCAGCAAATGCTGGCTATCTACAAACGTCTTGTCCCCAATTCCGGCTTATGAAACTTTTGCTGCTCACTCAATACTTCCCGCCCGAAGTAGGCGCGCCGCAAAACCGCCTTTTCGAACTTGCCGTGCGTTTGCAGCAGCGCGGCATTGAAGTAACCGTGCTTACCGCCATGCCCAATTACCCGCAAA
This genomic window from Bacteroidota bacterium contains:
- a CDS encoding glycosyltransferase codes for the protein MRLLLLADADSAHTRKWAVALAAAGLEVGIFSLRKSTAGWAAQHNRITIFDAHGLDEATFNGSTAGKLVYLKAILPLRRLITQFRPQLVHAHYATSYGLLGRFCGFHPFVLSAWGSDVMNFPQRSLPNRILLRGNLRAADAVLATSPTISRYIKEVVPRQVEITPFGIDTDVFCRQPVPRIFGNNCIVIGAVKALEKVYRHHALLDAFAALHTQHPELPLRLLLVGDGTQRAALEQQAQSLGIAALTKFAGRVQFADVPQWHNQLDIFVNISEYESFGVSVLEAMACQVPVIVTDTGGLAELVEQGREGYRVSLHNPHELVQRLYELASSAALRTQLGQNGRETVLRSYTWKNNLQQMLAIYKRLVPNSGL